One Streptomyces sp. NBC_01237 genomic region harbors:
- a CDS encoding SDR family oxidoreductase: MSAPQYLPGHGLLTSRNAVVTAAAGAGIGGATARRLLEEGARVVIGDAHARRLKETEQALADEFGADRVTSLPCDVTDEAQVRALFAHAEQTHGGLDIVVNNAGLGGTAELTEMTDDQWTKVLDVTLNGTFRCTRAALRSLKAAGSGGVVVNNASVVGWRAQSGQAHYAAAKAGVMALTRCAAVEAAAYGVRVNAVAPSLAMHPHLAKVTSAGLLAELTEKEAFGRYAEPWEVANVIVFLASGYSSYMTGEVVSVSSQRA; the protein is encoded by the coding sequence GTGAGCGCACCGCAGTACCTACCGGGACACGGACTGCTGACCTCCCGCAACGCCGTCGTGACCGCGGCCGCCGGGGCCGGGATCGGCGGAGCCACCGCCCGCCGGCTCCTGGAGGAGGGCGCCCGGGTCGTCATCGGCGACGCCCACGCCCGCCGGCTGAAGGAGACCGAGCAGGCACTCGCCGACGAGTTCGGCGCCGACCGTGTCACCTCCCTGCCCTGCGACGTCACCGACGAAGCCCAGGTCCGGGCCCTCTTCGCGCACGCAGAACAGACCCACGGCGGCCTCGACATCGTCGTCAACAACGCGGGCCTCGGCGGCACCGCCGAACTCACCGAGATGACCGACGACCAGTGGACCAAGGTCCTCGACGTCACCCTGAACGGCACCTTCCGCTGCACCAGGGCCGCCCTGCGCTCCCTCAAGGCCGCGGGCAGCGGAGGCGTCGTCGTCAACAACGCCTCCGTCGTCGGCTGGCGCGCCCAGAGCGGCCAGGCCCACTACGCCGCCGCCAAGGCGGGCGTCATGGCACTCACCCGCTGCGCCGCCGTCGAAGCGGCCGCGTACGGCGTACGGGTCAACGCGGTCGCCCCCAGCCTCGCCATGCACCCGCACCTGGCCAAGGTCACCTCCGCCGGGCTTCTCGCCGAACTCACCGAGAAGGAGGCGTTCGGCCGGTACGCCGAACCCTGGGAGGTCGCCAACGTCATCGTCTTCCTCGCCAGCGGCTACTCCTCCTACATGACCGGCGAGGTCGTCTCCGTGAGCAGTCAGCGTGCATGA
- a CDS encoding HutD/Ves family protein produces the protein MAGSPHVLRAAVRTAVPWRNGGGVTREIAVHPAGAPMDAFDWRVSLADVDADGPFSAFEGVDRTLTVVEGAGMDLIVDGEHHIVDEPYWPYDFPGDLTTEGLLLAGPVVNLNVMYRRSRTRAETAVVRGTVRLLPPHGGTVLALALDGGAVIDGTDVALGRYDAVLATGGSPGVLRTMGDAVVITLSPV, from the coding sequence ATGGCCGGTTCGCCGCACGTACTGAGGGCCGCCGTGCGCACGGCCGTGCCCTGGAGGAACGGCGGGGGAGTCACCCGCGAGATCGCCGTACACCCCGCGGGGGCGCCGATGGACGCCTTCGACTGGCGGGTCAGCCTGGCGGACGTCGACGCCGACGGGCCGTTCTCCGCGTTCGAGGGCGTCGACCGCACCCTGACGGTGGTCGAGGGCGCCGGGATGGACCTGATCGTGGACGGCGAACACCACATCGTCGACGAGCCGTACTGGCCCTACGACTTCCCCGGCGACCTGACGACGGAGGGCCTTCTGCTGGCCGGCCCCGTCGTGAACCTCAACGTGATGTACCGCAGGAGCCGTACGCGGGCGGAGACGGCGGTCGTCCGTGGCACCGTCCGGCTGCTTCCGCCGCACGGCGGCACGGTACTGGCGCTCGCCCTGGACGGCGGGGCCGTGATCGACGGCACGGATGTCGCACTCGGCCGCTACGACGCGGTCCTGGCGACCGGCGGGTCACCGGGCGTCCTGCGGACGATGGGCGACGCGGTCGTGATCACCCTGTCGCCGGTGTGA
- a CDS encoding enoyl-CoA hydratase has product MPDPTPGPTQGPAPASGPAPDGGTGPVLYERRGPVAYVTLNRPRYRNAQNSAMTYALDAAFYRAAEDGEVRAVVLAGAGDHFSAGHDIGTPQRDAHLPFERRAGLWWDHSDKTGAESRFARESEVYLGMCRRWRELPKPVVASVQGACVAGGLMLAWICDLIVASEDAFFADPVVRMGIPGVEYFAHPWVMPPRIAKEFLFTGDRMSARRAYEVGMVNRVVERAELAERTHELALRIAEMPRLGLALTKRAVNQAEDLQGLHSGLDSVFGLHHLAHAHNAETAADPLGGMDVAAMKKAGT; this is encoded by the coding sequence ATGCCCGATCCGACACCCGGCCCCACCCAGGGCCCGGCGCCCGCCTCCGGTCCGGCACCCGACGGCGGGACCGGGCCCGTGCTGTACGAGCGCCGGGGGCCGGTCGCGTACGTCACGCTGAACCGCCCGCGCTACCGCAACGCCCAGAACTCCGCGATGACCTACGCGCTGGACGCCGCCTTCTACCGGGCCGCCGAGGACGGTGAGGTGAGGGCCGTCGTGCTGGCCGGGGCCGGGGACCACTTCTCGGCGGGGCATGACATCGGCACCCCGCAGCGCGACGCGCATCTGCCCTTCGAACGCCGGGCCGGACTCTGGTGGGACCACAGCGACAAGACGGGCGCGGAGAGCCGTTTCGCCCGGGAGTCGGAGGTCTATCTCGGGATGTGCAGACGCTGGCGCGAGCTGCCCAAGCCCGTGGTGGCGTCCGTCCAGGGGGCGTGCGTGGCGGGCGGGCTGATGCTGGCGTGGATCTGCGATCTGATCGTGGCGAGCGAGGACGCGTTCTTCGCCGATCCGGTGGTGCGGATGGGCATCCCCGGCGTCGAGTACTTCGCGCACCCCTGGGTGATGCCGCCCCGGATCGCCAAGGAGTTCCTCTTCACCGGCGACCGGATGAGCGCCCGGCGGGCGTACGAGGTCGGCATGGTCAACCGGGTCGTCGAGCGGGCCGAACTCGCCGAACGTACGCATGAACTGGCCCTGCGCATCGCCGAGATGCCGCGCCTCGGGCTGGCGCTCACCAAGCGCGCCGTGAACCAGGCGGAGGACCTCCAGGGCCTGCACAGCGGCCTGGACTCGGTCTTCGGGCTGCACCATCTCGCCCACGCCCACAACGCGGAGACGGCGGCGGACCCGCTCGGCGGCATGGATGTCGCCGCGATGAAGAAGGCGGGCACGTGA
- a CDS encoding acyl-CoA dehydrogenase family protein — MDLAQSARTDAIRAEARAWLRANVPARPLPSLETEEGFAAHRAWEARLHADRWSAVSWPAGYGGRDADIFGWLAFEEEYYAAGGPGRVSQNGISLLAPTLFDHATEEQRARVLPSMASGEVIWAQAWSEPEAGSDLASLRSRAVRTDGGWLLSGQKTWSSRAAFADRAFGIFRTDPEAAKPHHGLTYLMFDLSAPGVTVRPIGRLDGKPAFAELFLDEVFVPDADIIGEPGQGWRIAMSTTGNERGLTLRSPGRFLAAADRLSGLWRARGEPSDTALRDRVADAVIGARAYQLFTYAGASRFAAGTAIGAESSLNKVFWSEYDIALHETALDLLGPDAELAESAWSEGYVFSLAGPIYAGTNEIQRDIIAERLLGLPKGRR; from the coding sequence ATGGACCTGGCGCAGTCGGCGCGCACGGACGCCATCCGGGCCGAGGCGCGAGCCTGGCTGCGGGCCAACGTGCCCGCCCGGCCGCTGCCGTCGCTGGAGACCGAGGAGGGGTTCGCCGCGCACCGGGCGTGGGAGGCGCGGCTGCACGCGGACCGGTGGTCGGCGGTCTCCTGGCCCGCCGGGTACGGCGGCCGGGACGCGGACATCTTCGGCTGGCTGGCCTTCGAGGAGGAGTACTACGCGGCCGGTGGCCCCGGCCGGGTCTCGCAGAACGGCATCAGCCTGCTCGCCCCCACGCTCTTCGACCACGCGACCGAGGAGCAGCGGGCCCGGGTGCTGCCGTCGATGGCGAGCGGCGAGGTGATCTGGGCGCAGGCCTGGTCCGAGCCGGAGGCGGGTTCCGACCTGGCGTCGCTGCGCTCGCGCGCGGTGCGCACGGACGGCGGGTGGCTGCTGTCGGGGCAGAAGACCTGGTCCTCGCGTGCGGCGTTCGCGGACCGGGCGTTCGGGATCTTCCGTACGGACCCCGAGGCCGCCAAGCCGCATCACGGGCTGACGTATCTGATGTTCGACCTGTCGGCGCCGGGCGTCACGGTCCGGCCGATCGGGCGCCTCGACGGGAAGCCGGCGTTCGCCGAACTGTTCCTGGACGAGGTCTTCGTACCGGACGCGGACATCATCGGGGAGCCCGGCCAGGGCTGGCGTATCGCCATGTCGACAACGGGCAACGAGCGCGGGCTCACCCTCCGCTCCCCCGGCCGTTTCCTCGCCGCGGCGGACCGGCTGTCCGGGCTGTGGCGGGCACGGGGCGAACCGTCGGACACGGCGCTGCGGGACCGGGTCGCCGACGCGGTGATCGGGGCGCGGGCCTATCAGCTGTTCACCTACGCGGGCGCGTCGCGGTTCGCGGCGGGGACGGCCATCGGCGCGGAGTCGAGCCTGAACAAGGTGTTCTGGTCGGAGTACGACATCGCGCTGCACGAGACGGCGCTCGATCTGCTGGGACCGGACGCGGAGCTGGCGGAGTCCGCGTGGTCCGAGGGGTACGTCTTCTCCCTCGCGGGTCCGATCTACGCCGGGACGAACGAGATCCAGCGGGACATCATCGCCGAGCGGCTGCTCGGCCTGCCGAAGGGACGGCGCTGA
- a CDS encoding rhomboid family intramembrane serine protease has translation MEAAATTCYRHPSYETYVRCTRCDRYICPDCMREASVGHHCVECVKEGQRSVRRARTVFGGALSTAAKPVVTCVLMALNVLAYIAEVARPALVDRFGVLGAVLEDPQGAQYYYKGETFPGYELIGIADGEWYRLLTGAFLHLPPDSSFGVMHLVFNMLALWNLGRVIEGQLGRARYLALYLLSALGGSVLVYLVSPDTMTVGASGAIFGLAASFYVINRRLGRDMRAVNRFMAGFLIWMVVSALFTSWQGHLGGLLTGALVTYGLAYAPAKLRTSPVQLGGGLVLLCLLAVAVALKTAALTGGGA, from the coding sequence ATGGAGGCCGCCGCCACCACGTGTTACCGCCATCCGTCGTACGAGACGTATGTGCGCTGCACCCGTTGCGACCGCTACATCTGCCCGGACTGCATGCGGGAGGCTTCGGTCGGCCATCACTGCGTGGAGTGTGTGAAGGAGGGACAGCGTTCCGTCCGGCGGGCCCGTACGGTCTTCGGCGGTGCCCTCTCCACGGCGGCGAAGCCCGTCGTGACCTGTGTGCTGATGGCGCTGAACGTCCTCGCCTACATCGCGGAGGTGGCCAGGCCCGCGCTCGTGGACCGGTTCGGCGTGCTCGGTGCCGTGCTGGAGGACCCGCAGGGCGCTCAGTACTACTACAAGGGCGAGACGTTCCCCGGGTACGAGCTGATCGGCATCGCGGACGGCGAGTGGTACCGGCTGCTGACCGGTGCCTTCCTGCATCTGCCACCGGACTCCTCGTTCGGTGTGATGCACCTGGTCTTCAACATGCTCGCGCTGTGGAACCTGGGCCGGGTCATCGAGGGCCAGCTGGGCCGGGCGCGCTATCTGGCGCTGTATCTGCTGTCCGCGCTGGGCGGTTCGGTGCTCGTCTATCTGGTCTCCCCCGACACCATGACGGTGGGCGCGTCCGGGGCGATCTTCGGGCTCGCGGCCTCGTTCTACGTCATCAACAGGCGGCTCGGCCGGGACATGCGGGCGGTCAACCGGTTCATGGCCGGGTTTCTGATCTGGATGGTCGTCTCGGCGCTGTTCACCTCGTGGCAGGGGCACTTGGGCGGGCTGCTGACCGGAGCCCTGGTGACCTACGGGCTCGCGTACGCCCCGGCGAAGCTGCGGACCTCCCCGGTACAGCTCGGTGGCGGGCTCGTCCTGCTGTGTCTGCTGGCCGTGGCCGTGGCGCTGAAGACGGCGGCGCTGACGGGCGGCGGTGCCTGA
- a CDS encoding acyl-CoA dehydrogenase family protein — translation MRFLLDGEQREFARSLDAMLTASDTPSAVRAWGAGDHGPGRALWARLAHAGVFALAVPEAHGGVGPLPVELAVAFVELGRHAVPGPVVETVALSVLLSAVGGPAAEEWLPRLAAGEASATLRMDGYGPYALDADVVDGVFVVTGQELRLAPGPGTLHASADPARRLFTPEAGGAVLAAGPRVVAAARAAGDWAAFATAAQALGTGEALLGSTVEYVKRRTQFAVPIGSFQAVKHRLADTLLGLEFARPALYGAAVSLAGGSPRAGADVAAAKVLAGEAGYAAARTALQLHGAVGYTQELDLSLWLRKARPLRDAWGTPGVCRERVLSG, via the coding sequence ATGCGTTTCCTCCTCGACGGGGAGCAGCGGGAGTTCGCCCGCTCGCTGGACGCGATGCTGACGGCCTCGGACACGCCGTCGGCGGTACGGGCCTGGGGCGCCGGGGACCATGGGCCGGGCAGGGCCCTGTGGGCACGGCTCGCGCACGCCGGGGTGTTCGCCCTCGCGGTCCCGGAGGCGCACGGCGGCGTGGGACCCCTTCCGGTCGAACTCGCTGTCGCCTTCGTGGAGTTGGGGCGGCATGCGGTGCCGGGTCCGGTGGTGGAGACCGTGGCGCTCTCGGTGCTGCTGAGTGCCGTGGGCGGCCCGGCGGCTGAGGAGTGGCTGCCCCGGCTGGCCGCGGGGGAGGCTTCGGCGACCCTGCGGATGGACGGGTACGGGCCGTACGCGCTGGACGCGGACGTGGTGGACGGGGTGTTCGTGGTGACCGGGCAGGAGCTGCGGCTCGCGCCGGGGCCGGGAACGCTCCATGCCTCGGCCGATCCGGCGCGGCGGCTGTTCACGCCGGAGGCGGGGGGTGCGGTGCTCGCCGCCGGGCCCCGGGTGGTGGCGGCGGCACGCGCGGCGGGCGACTGGGCGGCGTTCGCGACGGCGGCCCAGGCGCTGGGGACCGGGGAGGCGTTGCTGGGCTCCACGGTCGAGTACGTCAAGCGGCGTACCCAGTTCGCGGTGCCCATCGGCTCCTTCCAGGCCGTCAAGCACCGGCTGGCGGACACGCTGCTGGGGCTGGAGTTCGCGCGTCCGGCGCTGTACGGGGCGGCGGTGTCACTGGCCGGGGGATCGCCGCGGGCCGGGGCGGATGTCGCGGCGGCGAAGGTGCTGGCGGGCGAGGCGGGGTACGCGGCGGCCCGTACCGCGCTCCAGCTGCACGGTGCGGTGGGGTACACCCAGGAGCTGGACCTGTCGTTGTGGCTGCGCAAGGCACGGCCGCTGCGGGATGCGTGGGGGACGCCGGGGGTGTGCCGGGAGCGGGTGCTCTCCGGGTAG
- a CDS encoding pyridoxamine 5'-phosphate oxidase family protein: MAGMTSTPPAPWADFAAAQPDFAETVRTRFQQYKHQVLATLRKDGSPRVTGLEAEFRLGELWLGMMPGSRKALDLRRDPRFALQANPGPDAEMNDGDVRVSGRAVEVTDPGVRARFAEEVEPPEPFLLFRTELTEVVRTTIDGETLIVETWRPGHLLRTIRRGSDAAPSGA, encoded by the coding sequence ATGGCTGGCATGACCTCGACCCCACCGGCCCCCTGGGCGGACTTCGCAGCGGCACAACCCGACTTCGCCGAGACGGTGCGCACCCGGTTCCAGCAGTACAAGCACCAGGTTCTGGCGACCCTGCGCAAGGACGGCTCGCCCCGGGTCACCGGCCTGGAGGCGGAGTTCCGCCTCGGTGAGCTGTGGCTCGGCATGATGCCGGGCTCCCGCAAGGCGCTGGACCTGCGGCGGGACCCGCGCTTCGCGCTCCAGGCCAACCCGGGACCCGACGCCGAGATGAACGACGGTGACGTCCGCGTGTCCGGGCGCGCCGTGGAGGTGACCGACCCCGGGGTCCGGGCCCGTTTCGCCGAGGAGGTGGAGCCCCCGGAACCCTTCCTCCTCTTCCGTACGGAACTGACCGAGGTGGTCCGTACGACGATCGACGGCGAGACCCTGATCGTCGAGACCTGGCGTCCCGGCCACCTCCTGCGCACCATCCGCCGCGGCAGCGACGCCGCACCGTCCGGAGCCTGA
- a CDS encoding TetR/AcrR family transcriptional regulator, translating to MPTKKKPQVTPSPERRRELLATAAEVFAAQGYNATTVRKIADEAGMLAGSLYYHFDSKESMVDEILSTFLDELWEGYDAVLEAGLGPRESIEALVTESFREIDRHRAAVAIYQKESKHLATQPRFQYLADSQQKFEKAWLGTLERGVADRTFRADLDIRLTYRFVRDTVWVAASWYRPGGQHSPEEIARQYLSMVLDGIALRH from the coding sequence GTGCCTACCAAGAAGAAGCCCCAGGTGACCCCCTCGCCCGAGCGGCGCCGCGAACTGCTCGCCACCGCCGCCGAGGTCTTCGCCGCGCAGGGATACAACGCCACCACCGTCCGGAAGATCGCGGACGAGGCGGGCATGCTCGCGGGCAGCCTCTACTACCACTTCGATTCCAAGGAATCGATGGTCGACGAGATCCTCTCCACCTTCCTCGACGAACTCTGGGAGGGGTACGACGCGGTACTGGAGGCCGGCCTCGGCCCCCGGGAATCCATCGAGGCCCTGGTCACCGAGTCCTTCCGGGAGATCGACCGGCACCGCGCCGCCGTCGCCATCTACCAGAAGGAGTCCAAGCACCTCGCCACCCAGCCCCGCTTCCAGTACCTGGCCGACTCGCAGCAGAAGTTCGAGAAGGCATGGCTCGGCACCCTGGAACGCGGTGTCGCCGACCGGACCTTCCGCGCCGACCTCGACATCCGGCTCACCTACCGCTTCGTCCGCGACACCGTCTGGGTCGCGGCCTCCTGGTACCGGCCGGGCGGACAGCACAGCCCCGAGGAGATCGCCCGCCAGTACCTCTCGATGGTGCTCGACGGGATCGCCCTGCGTCACTGA